Proteins encoded in a region of the Pocillopora verrucosa isolate sample1 chromosome 11, ASM3666991v2, whole genome shotgun sequence genome:
- the LOC131787852 gene encoding uncharacterized protein, with amino-acid sequence MQSSSRIPRRVGGDRDSESSNTEAENDGKGRERKISLTDQGKAAKLLRQRLAFALATNTKLKSDSSNSESDQEISGKDLKTRRERKTAFIPRKNSQGPQQTAIKPPRPPLTDGGGISHNVVKSQNYSAMNFSLRSGVPFENNAQVKTSITNLPFPSRKEREGISSSANDKVVSEDVIDTRRSRVPPSHDDSPRNSHGKATKKSEDSTSSTHYSLDVIYVIESELVKLKEDMHQTTEYFQEMNVSTLQVKKKLEELRELRTNSVI; translated from the coding sequence ATGCAAAGTTCAAGTAGAATTCCGCGACGAGTTGGCGGTGATCGAGACAGTGAATCATCGAATACGGAAGCAGAAAACGATGGAAAGGGAAGGGAACGGAAAATATCTCTAACGGATCAGGGGAAAGCAGCGAAGCTACTGAGGCAGAGGTTAGCCTTCGCGTTGGCGACCAACACAAAACTGAAATCGGATTCTAGTAATAGCGAATCTGATCAAGAAATATCTGGTAAAGATTTGAAAACGAGAAGGGAAAGAAAGACGGCTTTCATACCGCGAAAAAACTCGCAAGGTCCTCAACAAACCGCGATAAAACCGCCACGACCACCACTAACAGATGGCGGCGGTATTTCACACAATGTCGtcaaaagtcaaaattattCAGCGATGAATTTCTCCCTGAGAAGTGGCGTTCCATTTGAAAACAATGCTCAAGTGAAAACTTCGATAACGAATTTACCATTTCCAAGTCGAAAAGAAAGAGAGGGGATTTCATCTTCGGCAAATGATAAAGTTGTTTCCGAGGATGTAATTGATACGAGACGGTCACGAGTTCCGCCTAGCCACGACGACTCACCACGGAACAGTCACGGAAAAGCCACGAAAAAGTCCGAAGACAGTACCTCTTCAACCCATTACAGTCTCGATGTCATCTACGTTATAGAGAGTGAATTAGTCAAACTGAAGGAAGACATGCATCAAACGACGGAATATTTCCAAGAAATGAACGTGTCAACTCTTcaagtgaaaaagaaacttgaagaaTTAAGGGAACTAAGAACCAATTCTGTGATCTAG